A DNA window from Ficedula albicollis isolate OC2 chromosome 1, FicAlb1.5, whole genome shotgun sequence contains the following coding sequences:
- the LOC101811546 gene encoding olfactory receptor 51E2-like: protein MAPSNGSELSPSFLLASIPGLEAAQAWLAIPLCSAYVLALLGNGAVLLAVRLERGLHAPMYLLLCMLAAIDLALATAAVPRALCFYWRGSREIGFGACLLQMFLIHALSAAESAVLLAMALDRYVAICHPLRHAAVLTSGAAAKVGLLAVARGVLFFLPLPLLLXXXXXXXPRVLSHSFCLHQDVMNLACANTTPSVVYGLTAILLVMGLDALLICLSYLLILRAVLRLAAWRERLKVFGTCVAHICVVLAFYVPLIGLSVVHRFGKNLAPPVHIVMGNVYILAPAVLNPIVYGVRTKQIQRRILSLIRVAGRAPR from the exons ATGGCCCCGTCCAACGGCTCTGAGCTCAGCCCGTCCTTCCTGCTGGCCAGCATCCCGGGGCTGGAGGCGGCCCAGGCCTGGCTGGCCATCCCGCTCTGCTCGGCCTAcgtgctggccctgctgggcaACGGCGCCGTGCTGCTGGCGGTGCGGCTGGAGCGCGGCCTGCACGCGCCCATgtacctgctgctctgcatgctGGCCGCCATCGACCTGGCGCTGGCCACGGCCGCCGTGCC gcgcgccCTCTGCTTCTACTGGCGGGGCAGCCGCGAGATCGGCTTCGgggcctgcctgctgcagaTGTTCCTGATCCACGCGCTCTCGGCCGCCGAGTCGGCCGTGCTGCTGGCCATGGCCCTGGACCGCTACGTGGCCATCTGCCACCCGCTGCGCCACGCCGCCGTCCTGACCAGCGGGGCCGCGGCCAAGGTGGGGCTGCTGGCCGTGGCCAGGGGGGTGCTCTTCTTCCTGCCCCTGCCGCTGCTGCTANNNNNNNNNNNNNNNNNNN AACCGCGGGTGCTGTCGCACTCCTTCTGCCTGCACCAGGACGTGATGAACCTGGCCTGCGCCAACACCACCCCCAGCGTGGTGTACGGGCTCACGGCCATCCTGCTGGTCATGGGGCTGGACGCGCTGCTCATCTGCCTCTCCTACCTGCTCATCCTCAGGGCCGTGCTGCGCCTGGCGGCCTGGCGGGAGCGCCTCAAGGTGTTCGGCACCTGCGTGGCCCACATCTGCGTGGTGCTGGCCTTCTACGTGCCCCTGATCGGGCTCTCGGTGGTGCACAGGTTCGGCAAGAACCTGGCCCCGCCGGTGCACATCGTCATGGGCAACGTCTACATCCTGGCGCCCGCCGTGCTCAACCCCATCGTCTACGGGGTGAGGACCAAGCAGATCCAGAGGAGGATCCTGAGTTTGATCCGCGTCGCTGGCAGAGCTCCCCGGTGA